Proteins from one Pseudomonas sp. KBS0710 genomic window:
- the tssJ gene encoding type VI secretion system lipoprotein TssJ: MIPRFLLAAATALLLTACAKDAVKPEVAAEAQAGTAAVELHFHAIAGLNPGANGQAAPVRVRIFELKNAATFSRSDYFALADRAQSTLGLDLLDQDEVMIQPGQQLSIQRDLDPSTRQIGLLVGYRELDRAQWRTVLSVPARQYTEYQISLDVRAVRADVVVPPSSPAQ; encoded by the coding sequence ATGATTCCCAGGTTTTTACTCGCAGCCGCCACCGCGCTGTTGCTGACGGCGTGTGCCAAGGACGCGGTCAAACCCGAGGTTGCCGCTGAGGCGCAAGCAGGCACTGCCGCCGTCGAGTTGCACTTTCACGCCATTGCCGGGCTGAACCCCGGCGCCAACGGCCAGGCTGCGCCGGTACGGGTGCGCATTTTTGAGCTGAAAAACGCCGCCACCTTCAGCCGCTCCGACTACTTCGCCTTGGCTGATCGCGCGCAATCCACCCTGGGCCTGGACCTGCTGGACCAGGATGAAGTGATGATCCAGCCCGGCCAGCAATTGAGCATCCAGCGCGACCTTGACCCCTCCACACGCCAGATAGGCTTGCTGGTGGGCTATCGCGAACTGGACCGCGCGCAATGGCGCACGGTGCTCAGCGTTCCGGCGCGCCAATACACCGAATACCAGATCAGCCTCGATGTGCGCGCCGTGCGCGCCGACGTCGTGGTTCCCCCATCCAGCCCTGCCCAATAA
- the tagH gene encoding type VI secretion system-associated FHA domain protein TagH encodes MSLCLTITSYHKITPGQCPEKSMNQGVMAIGRSSDNDWVLPDPERLVSSQHCVIQYKDGRYYLTDNSTNGVELVNAGIRMRRGNSEPLQDGELIRIGDYEIQARIDFNVQALDSQPFTGDSPNSFEALMGAVANKPAPVPVIAPQFQGASSMDTLPDLFDFLTPTTVPPPTVADHVPSEQHDFRPPTPVAVPVVEKPVISGSVIPEDWDLFGDTPAPVVATPPPVAPPEPPAAPVVQPTAPAITQQPDLLQAFLRGAGLDQLRLDKAQAEAQMESIGRSYRLMVEGLIDVLRARASLKGEFRMQQTMIQPAENNPLKFAPNADEALLLLLRHGNQAFMAPDIAVRDSFDDLRAHQLAVMAGVEAAIKHLLTRFEPAQLEERMGKPAGLSSLFNGSRQAQYWQQFTELYSNISREAQEDFQDLFGREFSRAYEEHSARQRR; translated from the coding sequence ATGTCGCTGTGTTTGACTATCACTAGTTATCACAAGATCACCCCTGGTCAATGCCCTGAAAAGTCCATGAATCAGGGCGTGATGGCTATTGGCCGCAGCTCCGACAATGACTGGGTATTGCCTGATCCAGAGCGGTTAGTCTCCTCGCAGCATTGCGTTATCCAATACAAAGATGGCCGTTACTATCTAACCGATAACAGTACAAACGGAGTGGAGTTGGTTAACGCCGGTATCCGAATGCGTAGAGGGAACAGCGAGCCGTTGCAAGATGGCGAGTTGATCCGCATCGGCGATTACGAGATCCAGGCGCGTATTGATTTCAACGTGCAAGCGCTTGATAGCCAACCGTTCACTGGCGATTCGCCGAACAGTTTTGAAGCGCTGATGGGCGCGGTGGCGAACAAACCCGCACCCGTGCCGGTGATCGCGCCGCAGTTTCAAGGCGCGTCGTCGATGGACACGTTGCCCGACCTGTTCGACTTCCTCACTCCGACCACCGTACCGCCGCCTACCGTGGCGGACCACGTACCCAGCGAGCAGCACGATTTTCGTCCGCCAACGCCGGTCGCGGTGCCCGTGGTCGAAAAGCCCGTGATATCGGGCTCGGTGATTCCCGAAGACTGGGATTTGTTCGGCGACACGCCCGCGCCCGTTGTTGCAACGCCACCGCCGGTTGCGCCACCTGAACCGCCGGCAGCGCCGGTCGTCCAGCCAACCGCCCCGGCCATCACCCAACAGCCCGACTTGCTGCAAGCCTTCCTGCGCGGCGCCGGGCTGGACCAGTTGCGCCTCGACAAGGCTCAAGCCGAAGCACAGATGGAAAGCATCGGCCGCAGCTACCGCCTAATGGTCGAAGGGTTGATCGATGTGTTGCGTGCCCGCGCCAGCCTCAAAGGCGAGTTCCGCATGCAGCAGACCATGATCCAGCCGGCTGAAAACAACCCGTTGAAATTTGCGCCGAATGCTGACGAAGCCTTACTGCTGCTGCTTCGTCATGGAAACCAAGCGTTTATGGCGCCGGACATTGCCGTGCGCGACAGTTTCGACGACCTGCGCGCTCACCAACTGGCGGTGATGGCCGGTGTGGAAGCGGCGATCAAGCACCTGCTCACGCGTTTTGAACCGGCACAGCTGGAAGAGCGCATGGGCAAGCCCGCCGGGCTGTCGAGCCTGTTCAACGGCTCGCGCCAGGCGCAGTACTGGCAGCAGTTCACCGAGCTCTACAGCAATATTTCCCGTGAGGCCCAGGAAGATTTCCAGGACCTGTTCGGTCGTGAATTCAGCCGGGCTTACGAAGAACACAGCGCACGACAGCGACGCTAA
- the tssA gene encoding type VI secretion system protein TssA, with protein MDVPLLLAAVSATSPCGEDLEYDAQFLQLERDAKGQPERSMGDSILPAEPPQWRSIQQQSLDLLQRSKDLRITHFLLQSSLALQGVAGLAEVLTLINALLREYWAELYPRLDADDDNDPTVRINALSGLTSDATIRLLRESILTRSRTFGPVSLRAALNASGLSNFPDEQLGAQQLNAAFLDSDSEQLQATRDALSAARAACEAIEQQVSDQVGSAQGVDLSLLKQPLKQALQILNQAVPDPAGSSEPEAVSEDDAPSVDFAAAPAAPRPTGDIATRDDVLRSLDKILAYYTRHEPSSPLPVLLNRAKHLVHADFAAIVRNLIPDGMSQFENLRGPEGE; from the coding sequence GTGGATGTGCCGTTGCTGCTCGCCGCCGTTTCCGCGACTTCGCCCTGTGGCGAAGACCTGGAATATGACGCGCAATTCCTTCAACTGGAACGTGATGCCAAGGGCCAACCCGAGCGCAGCATGGGCGACTCGATCTTGCCCGCCGAACCACCACAATGGCGCAGCATCCAGCAGCAAAGCCTCGATTTGTTGCAGCGCAGCAAAGACCTGCGTATCACCCATTTCCTGTTGCAAAGCTCCCTCGCCCTCCAGGGTGTGGCCGGGCTTGCCGAAGTCCTTACGCTGATCAACGCACTGCTGCGCGAATACTGGGCCGAGCTGTACCCGCGCCTGGATGCCGACGACGATAACGACCCCACGGTGCGCATCAACGCCCTGTCTGGCTTGACCAGCGACGCGACCATCCGCCTGCTGCGCGAAAGCATCCTCACGCGCTCACGCACGTTCGGGCCGGTGAGCCTGCGTGCGGCGCTCAACGCCAGCGGCCTGTCGAACTTCCCGGATGAACAACTCGGCGCCCAGCAACTCAATGCCGCGTTCCTCGACAGCGACTCCGAACAACTGCAAGCCACGCGCGACGCCTTGAGTGCCGCGCGTGCCGCCTGCGAGGCCATCGAACAACAGGTCAGCGATCAGGTCGGCTCGGCCCAGGGCGTGGACCTGAGCCTGCTGAAGCAACCGCTCAAGCAGGCGCTGCAGATCCTCAATCAAGCCGTACCCGACCCTGCAGGCAGCAGCGAACCCGAGGCCGTCAGTGAAGACGATGCCCCCTCGGTTGATTTCGCCGCCGCCCCCGCCGCACCGCGCCCCACGGGCGACATCGCCACCCGCGATGACGTGCTGCGCAGCCTCGACAAGATCCTTGCGTACTACACGCGGCACGAGCCTTCGAGCCCGTTGCCGGTGCTGTTGAACCGGGCGAAACATCTGGTGCACGCCGACTTTGCGGCCATCGTGCGCAATCTGATTCCCGACGGCATGTCCCAATTTGAAAACCTGCGCGGCCCGGAAGGCGAGTAA